The following coding sequences are from one Microbulbifer sp. TB1203 window:
- a CDS encoding RNA pyrophosphohydrolase — protein sequence MDAEGFRPNVGIIVLNARGQVLWARRVGGKDAWQFPQGGINPGETPEQALYRELYEEVGLTRDQVSLIACTRGWLRYRLPQRLIRRRAEPLCIGQKQKWYLLRLEAPDSAISFDNGYKPEFDHWRWVTYWHPLSKVVTFKREVYRRALTELAPQQIQLEKRFSEDGNQKPGE from the coding sequence ATCGACGCCGAGGGCTTTCGCCCCAATGTCGGGATTATCGTGCTGAACGCCCGCGGCCAGGTGCTGTGGGCGCGGCGGGTGGGCGGCAAGGACGCCTGGCAGTTCCCCCAGGGGGGTATCAACCCCGGGGAGACCCCGGAACAGGCCCTGTACCGGGAGCTTTATGAAGAGGTGGGGCTGACCCGGGACCAGGTCAGTCTCATCGCCTGCACCCGCGGCTGGTTGCGCTACCGGCTGCCGCAACGGCTGATCCGGCGGCGGGCGGAGCCCCTGTGTATCGGCCAGAAGCAGAAGTGGTACCTGTTGCGCCTGGAGGCTCCCGACAGCGCTATCAGCTTCGATAACGGCTACAAACCGGAATTCGACCACTGGCGCTGGGTGACCTACTGGCACCCGCTGAGCAAGGTGGTGACCTTCAAGCGCGAAGTATATCGGCGCGCGCTGACCGAATTGGCTCCGCAGCAAATACAATTGGAGAAGCGCTTTTCAGAAGATGGGAACCAGAAACCGGGGGAGTGA
- a CDS encoding HAD family phosphatase, which produces MQLAIFDLDNTLIGGDSDHAWGEFLVEREHVDGERYRSANDRFYRDYQRGELDIFAYLEFALEPLAQLSRGQLNNLQREFMQEVISEIWLPKAEALIGRHRRDGHHIMIITATNRFVVEPIVELLGVDTLLATEPEELEGSFTGRVVGEPCYQGGKVVRLQQWLAHNPEYRDGEKWFYSDSINDLPLLQQVQYPVAVDPDARLRAEAEARGWPVISLRD; this is translated from the coding sequence GTGCAGTTGGCAATCTTTGACCTGGACAACACCCTTATCGGTGGCGACAGCGACCACGCCTGGGGGGAGTTTCTGGTGGAGCGCGAGCATGTCGACGGTGAGCGCTACCGCTCCGCCAACGATCGCTTCTACCGCGACTACCAGCGAGGCGAACTGGATATCTTCGCCTACCTGGAGTTTGCCCTGGAGCCGCTGGCCCAGCTCTCCCGGGGGCAGCTCAACAACCTGCAGCGGGAGTTCATGCAGGAGGTGATCAGCGAAATCTGGCTGCCGAAGGCAGAAGCGTTAATCGGTCGGCATCGCCGCGACGGTCACCATATTATGATCATCACTGCCACCAACCGTTTCGTGGTGGAGCCTATCGTCGAACTCCTGGGGGTGGACACCCTGCTGGCCACCGAGCCGGAGGAGCTGGAAGGCAGCTTTACCGGCCGGGTGGTAGGCGAGCCCTGTTACCAGGGTGGCAAGGTTGTGCGCCTGCAGCAGTGGCTGGCGCACAATCCTGAGTACCGCGACGGAGAGAAGTGGTTCTACAGCGATTCCATCAATGACCTGCCGCTGCTGCAGCAGGTGCAGTACCCGGTGGCAGTGGATCCCGACGCGCGTTTACGCGCGGAGGCCGAGGCGCGCGGCTGGCCGGTTATCAGCCTGCGCGACTGA
- a CDS encoding imelysin family protein: MIEELVRRLCPALLLVALSVLPACERKGAEQPVPERPVVETVDPAAAEELSRGVWQAGQVQLADARAAVEALNRAVATLLDKPSEDHLEAAKLAWLDAHREFTAALPYIQVAFAPAELRKQGQALLLALDSWPAQPGYLDTVPGYSESGIVNDTAIELTLSNLRKQHRLTAHEEASTGFHAMEVMLWGPTSERTAEQFVAVGAGEKPEAQATNRRRELTRLIGVGMGEDIDGLVDRWPFAANDLSRHFLALAPVERLQQIRAAHTRLVDEELLRRLPESSESDVESSRAADSKQALLAPLRELQANWLPAQGAGLAELLLDRHQAAALAQTFAALEELLLKMEDPIELAELSQLARARDLLEGLAGLMSGVTQVPASEEELTPVKLDPAG; the protein is encoded by the coding sequence GTGATCGAAGAGTTGGTTCGGCGACTGTGCCCGGCGCTGTTGCTGGTCGCCCTGTCGGTGCTGCCGGCCTGTGAACGCAAAGGCGCGGAGCAGCCGGTGCCGGAGCGGCCGGTAGTGGAGACCGTGGACCCGGCGGCGGCGGAAGAGCTGTCCCGCGGTGTGTGGCAGGCGGGACAGGTCCAGTTGGCCGATGCCCGGGCAGCGGTCGAGGCGCTCAACCGCGCTGTCGCCACGCTGCTGGACAAGCCCAGCGAGGATCACCTGGAGGCGGCCAAACTCGCCTGGCTCGACGCCCACAGGGAGTTCACCGCCGCGCTGCCCTATATCCAGGTGGCTTTTGCTCCCGCGGAACTGCGCAAACAGGGGCAGGCGTTGCTGCTGGCTTTGGACAGCTGGCCGGCGCAGCCCGGCTACCTGGACACGGTACCCGGCTACTCGGAGAGCGGCATCGTCAACGACACCGCCATCGAACTGACCCTGTCCAACCTGCGCAAGCAGCACCGGCTCACCGCGCACGAGGAGGCCAGCACCGGTTTTCACGCCATGGAGGTCATGCTTTGGGGGCCCACCAGCGAGCGCACCGCGGAGCAGTTTGTCGCAGTCGGCGCCGGCGAAAAACCGGAGGCCCAGGCCACCAACCGGCGCCGTGAACTCACCCGCTTGATCGGCGTGGGAATGGGGGAGGACATCGACGGCCTGGTGGACCGCTGGCCCTTTGCCGCCAACGACCTCTCCCGCCATTTCCTGGCCCTGGCCCCCGTCGAGCGGCTTCAGCAGATACGCGCGGCGCACACACGGCTGGTGGACGAGGAACTGCTGCGCCGTCTGCCGGAGAGTTCCGAGAGCGATGTGGAGAGCAGCCGCGCGGCGGATTCCAAGCAGGCGCTGCTGGCTCCGCTGCGCGAGTTGCAGGCGAACTGGCTGCCGGCCCAGGGCGCCGGGCTGGCCGAACTGCTGCTGGACCGGCACCAGGCGGCGGCCCTGGCGCAGACCTTCGCCGCGCTGGAGGAACTGTTGTTGAAGATGGAGGATCCCATAGAGCTGGCGGAACTCAGCCAACTGGCCCGGGCGCGAGACCTGCTGGAGGGGCTCGCGGGGTTGATGTCCGGGGTTACCCAGGTGCCGGCGTCCGAGGAGGAGCTGACGCCGGTGAAGCTGGACCCTGCAGGCTAA
- the ptsP gene encoding phosphoenolpyruvate--protein phosphotransferase, which produces MLGSLRSIVQEVNAARDLHAVLDIIVRRVREVMHTRVCSVYLRDKKSGNYVLMATQGLNPDAVGKVRLAPGEGLVGNVVTREEPINLERAEAHPAYQYFPTTGEERFFAFLGTPIIHHRTVLGVLVVQQAEKRRFDEGEEAFLVTLSAQLAGVIAHAEATGALATIGKQRHEAKFSGLAASPGVAIGRAHIVAPPANLATVPYSSCMDVEAELELFQQALTSARSEIREVGERLKSELNREERALFDAYISMLDDNSLAVEVCDRIRQQLSAPRAWAEVMLEHVRRFEAMSDSYFRDRAADVRDLGARVLMHLRQQQQSQRDYSENTILVGEELTAAVLAEVPREKLIGLVSVKGSANSHVAIIARAMGLPAVMGVQDLPYEQIDGAELVVDGYRGELHVHPGRELRRRYDSIVEEERELARNLDHLAGLPAETSDGHRVRLWVNTGLMADVVRSLERGAEGVGLYRTEVPFLLRDRFPSEEEQREIYREQLQAFAPRPVTMRTLDIGGDKALAYFPIEETNPFLGWRGIRVTLDHPEIFLGQVRAMMKASLGLDNLRIMLPMISGVGEVDAARVLVERAHRELLDEGYEVALPPLGIMIEVPSAVYQARELAERVDFISVGSNDLTQYLLAVDRNNSRVANIYHALHPAVLRALQEVVTAGREANTKVGICGELAGDPGGALLLMAMGYDVLSMNATNLPRVKAALRAVRKADADQLLQQVLAMDNAEDIEATVEEYLKGLGLKALLQPAGDNEVASG; this is translated from the coding sequence TTGCTCGGATCCCTGCGCAGTATCGTCCAGGAAGTCAACGCGGCCCGGGACCTGCACGCGGTATTGGATATCATCGTACGCCGCGTGCGCGAGGTGATGCACACCCGCGTCTGCTCGGTCTACCTGCGGGACAAAAAGTCCGGCAACTACGTGCTGATGGCCACCCAGGGTCTCAACCCGGATGCGGTGGGCAAGGTGCGCCTCGCCCCCGGCGAGGGCCTGGTAGGCAATGTGGTCACCCGCGAGGAACCGATCAACCTGGAGCGGGCGGAGGCCCATCCCGCCTACCAGTACTTTCCCACCACCGGTGAGGAGCGCTTTTTCGCCTTTCTCGGCACCCCCATTATCCACCATCGCACCGTACTCGGCGTATTGGTGGTGCAGCAGGCGGAGAAGCGCCGCTTCGACGAGGGCGAGGAAGCCTTCCTGGTCACCTTGTCCGCACAGCTGGCCGGGGTCATTGCCCACGCCGAGGCCACCGGGGCACTGGCGACCATCGGCAAGCAGCGGCACGAAGCCAAGTTCAGCGGGCTTGCCGCCTCCCCCGGAGTGGCCATCGGCCGCGCGCATATCGTCGCCCCGCCGGCCAACCTGGCCACAGTACCCTATTCCTCCTGTATGGATGTGGAGGCCGAACTTGAGCTGTTCCAACAGGCCCTGACCAGCGCCCGAAGCGAGATCCGGGAGGTAGGCGAACGCCTTAAAAGTGAGCTGAACCGGGAGGAACGCGCGCTGTTCGACGCCTATATCAGCATGCTGGACGACAACTCCCTGGCGGTGGAAGTGTGCGACCGCATCCGCCAGCAGCTCAGCGCCCCCAGAGCCTGGGCCGAGGTAATGCTGGAACACGTGCGCCGCTTCGAGGCCATGTCCGACTCCTATTTTCGAGATCGCGCCGCAGACGTGCGCGACCTGGGTGCGCGGGTGCTGATGCACCTGCGCCAGCAGCAGCAGAGCCAGCGGGACTACTCGGAAAACACCATACTGGTCGGCGAGGAGTTGACCGCCGCGGTACTCGCGGAGGTGCCGCGGGAAAAGCTTATCGGCCTGGTGTCGGTAAAGGGCTCCGCCAACAGCCATGTGGCGATTATCGCCCGCGCCATGGGCCTGCCGGCGGTGATGGGGGTACAGGACCTGCCCTATGAACAGATAGACGGCGCCGAACTGGTGGTGGATGGCTACCGCGGCGAACTGCACGTGCACCCGGGCCGGGAACTCCGGCGCCGCTACGACAGCATCGTGGAGGAAGAGCGCGAGCTGGCGCGCAACCTCGACCACCTGGCGGGCCTGCCCGCGGAAACCTCCGACGGCCACCGGGTGCGCCTGTGGGTCAACACCGGGCTGATGGCGGACGTGGTGCGCTCCCTGGAGCGCGGCGCCGAGGGTGTGGGGCTCTACCGCACCGAGGTCCCCTTCCTGCTGCGCGACCGCTTCCCCTCAGAGGAGGAGCAGCGGGAGATCTATCGCGAACAGCTGCAGGCCTTTGCCCCGCGCCCGGTGACCATGCGCACCCTGGACATCGGCGGCGACAAGGCCCTGGCCTACTTTCCCATCGAGGAAACCAACCCCTTCCTCGGTTGGCGCGGCATTCGCGTCACCCTGGACCACCCGGAAATCTTCCTCGGCCAGGTGCGCGCGATGATGAAGGCCAGCCTGGGGCTGGATAACCTGCGCATCATGCTGCCGATGATCAGTGGCGTGGGAGAAGTGGACGCGGCGCGGGTACTGGTGGAGCGCGCGCACCGGGAACTCCTGGACGAGGGCTATGAAGTCGCGCTGCCGCCGCTGGGCATCATGATCGAGGTGCCCTCGGCGGTTTACCAGGCGCGCGAACTGGCTGAGCGGGTGGACTTCATCTCCGTGGGCAGCAATGACCTCACCCAGTACCTGCTGGCAGTGGACCGCAACAACAGCCGAGTGGCCAATATCTACCACGCCCTGCACCCGGCGGTTCTGCGCGCACTGCAGGAAGTGGTCACCGCCGGGCGCGAGGCGAACACCAAGGTGGGAATCTGCGGCGAGCTGGCCGGCGACCCCGGCGGCGCCCTGCTGCTGATGGCCATGGGTTACGACGTGCTCTCCATGAACGCCACCAACCTGCCCCGGGTCAAGGCCGCGCTGCGCGCGGTGCGCAAAGCGGATGCGGACCAGTTGCTGCAGCAGGTGCTGGCCATGGACAATGCAGAGGATATAGAGGCGACGGTGGAGGAATACCTGAAAGGGCTGGGGCTGAAGGCGCTGCTGCAGCCGGCGGGGGATAACGAAGTGGCCAGCGGTTAG
- a CDS encoding DUF882 domain-containing protein, translating to MNNPSRRRFLAVTCATAAAVSAGPTLARAGSSRTLKMRNLHTGERLSTAYWANGSYNSSGLKQFNRLLRDHRANEVTRMDPKLFDIVYKLKQKLNFNGEVEIISGYRSAKTNAKLRAAGRGVARRSYHTRGMALDIRMPGISTSRLRRAALDLRAGGVGYYPKSGFVHVDTGPVRRW from the coding sequence ATGAATAATCCCTCCAGACGCCGGTTCTTGGCCGTAACCTGCGCAACAGCGGCGGCGGTCAGCGCTGGACCGACACTCGCAAGAGCGGGCAGCTCCCGCACCCTGAAAATGCGCAACCTGCATACCGGGGAAAGGCTGAGCACCGCCTATTGGGCCAACGGCAGCTACAACAGCAGCGGTCTGAAGCAATTCAACCGCCTGCTGCGCGACCACCGCGCCAACGAGGTGACGCGCATGGACCCGAAGCTGTTCGACATCGTGTACAAGCTGAAGCAGAAGCTGAACTTCAACGGCGAGGTCGAGATCATCTCCGGCTACCGTTCAGCCAAGACCAACGCCAAGCTGCGCGCAGCGGGCCGCGGCGTGGCACGCCGAAGTTACCACACCCGCGGTATGGCCCTGGACATCCGCATGCCCGGTATCAGCACCTCCAGGCTGCGCCGCGCGGCCCTGGACCTGAGGGCGGGCGGTGTCGGCTACTACCCGAAGAGCGGCTTTGTGCACGTGGATACCGGACCGGTCCGCCGCTGGTAA